From the Microcoleus sp. FACHB-672 genome, one window contains:
- a CDS encoding Uma2 family endonuclease has translation MVQISPQYLNLEEFLKLPETKPASEYSNGEIIQKSMPKTRHSRLQGKLISTINEVVEDRRIAYAFPELRCTFGGQSIVPDVTVFHWVKIKFNEYGEPVDDVLIAPDWTIEILSPEQSSNRVTGKILHCLSHGSQLGWLIDPDDRSVLIFLPNQQPQLCRGSEQLVVLDGIDLLLTAEQVFGWLRMAVSAG, from the coding sequence ATGGTACAAATATCTCCTCAATATCTGAACTTAGAGGAGTTTCTCAAACTCCCAGAGACGAAGCCGGCTAGTGAGTATAGCAACGGTGAAATTATTCAGAAATCTATGCCAAAAACTCGCCATTCCCGCCTTCAGGGGAAGTTGATCAGCACAATCAATGAAGTGGTCGAGGATCGCCGGATCGCTTATGCTTTCCCTGAACTTCGATGTACATTTGGCGGGCAGTCAATCGTTCCAGATGTTACTGTTTTTCACTGGGTTAAAATTAAATTCAATGAATATGGAGAACCTGTGGATGATGTTTTGATAGCCCCCGACTGGACGATAGAAATTCTTTCTCCAGAACAGAGTTCAAACCGAGTGACAGGTAAAATTTTGCACTGTCTGAGTCATGGCTCTCAATTAGGATGGTTAATTGACCCGGATGATCGCTCAGTCTTGATTTTTTTACCGAATCAACAACCCCAATTATGCCGGGGAAGCGAGCAGTTAGTTGTGCTAGATGGAATCGATCTTTTGTTAACGGCAGAGCAAGTTTTTGGGTGGTTGAGAATGGCCGTTTCAGCAGGCTAA
- a CDS encoding GNAT family N-acetyltransferase, translating into MNSYRIVSELNEQQVSELTELYAHEVWSQNRSREDVVKMLAASDVVIGLIDDSDHLIAFIRVLTDFVYRAFIYDVIVKSSHRNQGVGKKLMDSVVEHPQLQTVERLGLSCLPEMIPFYERWGFTSEVGGVQLMARINQNPAR; encoded by the coding sequence ATGAATAGCTACCGAATTGTTTCAGAACTGAATGAGCAGCAAGTTTCAGAACTGACAGAATTGTATGCACATGAAGTTTGGAGTCAAAACAGAAGCCGAGAAGATGTGGTGAAGATGTTAGCGGCTTCAGATGTTGTAATCGGATTGATAGATGATTCTGATCATCTCATCGCGTTCATTCGCGTCTTAACAGATTTTGTCTACAGAGCATTTATTTACGATGTGATTGTGAAGTCTAGCCATAGAAATCAAGGTGTGGGGAAAAAGTTAATGGATTCTGTTGTCGAGCATCCTCAATTGCAAACGGTGGAACGTTTAGGTTTGTCCTGTCTGCCAGAGATGATACCGTTTTACGAGCGCTGGGGTTTTACATCTGAAGTGGGTGGAGTTCAGTTGATGGCTCGCATTAATCAGAATCCCGCCCGATAA
- a CDS encoding Uma2 family endonuclease: protein MVQTSSKLLPLEEFLKLPETQPASEYIDGEIIQKPMPQGQHSVIQGELITAINATLKPQKIARAFPELRCTFGGRAIVPDVSVFVWNRIPREYNGSIANVFTIAPNWIIEILSPEQSQTKVTKKIIQCLKFETQMGWLIDPEEKTVFVYRPQQQTEVFDESEEEIPVPSFAGELRLSVGDLFRWLLE from the coding sequence ATGGTACAAACATCATCTAAACTTTTACCCTTAGAAGAGTTTCTGAAACTGCCAGAAACCCAGCCGGCTAGTGAATATATCGATGGAGAAATTATTCAGAAGCCTATGCCACAGGGTCAACACAGCGTCATTCAGGGTGAATTGATAACGGCAATTAATGCAACTTTAAAACCGCAGAAAATAGCAAGGGCATTTCCAGAGTTACGATGCACGTTTGGTGGCCGAGCAATCGTGCCTGATGTATCTGTGTTTGTTTGGAACAGAATTCCCCGCGAATACAATGGCAGTATAGCGAATGTATTTACGATAGCTCCTAATTGGATTATCGAAATTTTATCACCAGAACAAAGTCAAACAAAAGTCACAAAAAAAATTATCCAATGCCTGAAATTTGAGACTCAAATGGGCTGGTTAATCGATCCGGAGGAGAAAACAGTTTTTGTTTATCGTCCCCAGCAGCAGACGGAAGTTTTTGATGAATCTGAAGAGGAAATCCCTGTTCCTTCGTTTGCAGGTGAGCTGCGGTTGAGTGTAGGAGATTTATTCAGATGGCTGTTAGAATAA
- a CDS encoding DUF2237 domain-containing protein, with product MVREASNVLGGKLETCCTSPITGFYRDGKCNTGGGDMGAHVVCAQMTEEFLNYTKSRGNDLSTPVPGFNFPGLKPGDRWCLCASRWKEALDAGVAPPVVLPATHASALEYASLSELKQNALEL from the coding sequence ATTGTGAGAGAGGCTAGTAACGTTCTGGGTGGAAAACTGGAAACTTGCTGCACATCCCCGATCACCGGATTTTATCGGGATGGCAAATGCAACACGGGTGGGGGTGACATGGGTGCTCACGTTGTTTGTGCTCAAATGACGGAAGAATTTTTAAACTACACGAAGTCGAGGGGAAATGATTTGAGTACCCCTGTGCCGGGGTTTAATTTTCCGGGTTTGAAACCGGGAGATCGCTGGTGTTTGTGCGCCTCTCGCTGGAAAGAAGCGCTGGATGCAGGAGTCGCACCTCCTGTCGTTCTGCCAGCAACTCATGCCTCAGCGTTAGAATACGCTTCTTTAAGCGAACTGAAGCAAAACGCTTTAGAACTGTAG
- a CDS encoding Uma2 family endonuclease, producing MTTTLIQNPTSGVLLKNISWQTYEFLVQDLAEQPGIRLTYDRGTLEIMTPLDPHKKYKKILGRFVETLSEELDTDIYSLGSRTCKREDLERGLEPDQCYYIQNEDLVWNKEQIDLNTDPPPDLVIEIDIASSSINRLALYASLSVAEVWRYDGTRLIIYQLQGNEYAECNYSPTFPFLPQAEIERFLELRKTTKEKALLRLFREWIRSQIEVQ from the coding sequence ATGACAACCACCCTGATTCAAAATCCCACTTCTGGAGTTCTGCTAAAAAATATTAGCTGGCAGACTTATGAATTCCTCGTGCAAGATTTAGCAGAACAGCCAGGAATTCGCTTGACTTATGATCGAGGAACTTTAGAAATCATGACGCCTTTAGATCCACATAAAAAGTATAAAAAAATCTTAGGGCGTTTTGTAGAAACCCTAAGTGAAGAATTGGATACTGATATTTACAGCCTAGGTTCAAGAACCTGTAAGCGTGAAGATTTGGAGCGCGGATTAGAACCTGATCAGTGCTACTACATCCAGAACGAGGATTTAGTTTGGAACAAAGAACAAATTGACCTCAATACAGATCCTCCACCAGATTTAGTCATTGAGATTGACATTGCCAGCAGTTCAATTAATCGGCTCGCATTATACGCAAGTTTAAGTGTAGCGGAAGTTTGGCGTTATGACGGAACTCGTTTAATCATTTACCAATTACAGGGAAATGAATATGCAGAATGCAATTATTCCCCGACTTTTCCTTTTCTTCCACAAGCTGAAATCGAGCGATTTTTGGAACTGAGGAAAACAACGAAAGAAAAGGCTTTGCTGCGGTTATTTCGGGAGTGGATAAGAAGTCAGATTGAAGTTCAGTAG
- a CDS encoding DUF433 domain-containing protein has product MEQISHEHIEMTPGVLGGKPRIAGHRIAVEHIAVMYLEMEQSIEEIATNYNLSPASVHGAMAYYYEHQEEIDRHRAEGEAFVEEMRRNTPPSPLQEKLKAIRGE; this is encoded by the coding sequence GTGGAACAAATTAGTCACGAACATATCGAAATGACTCCAGGAGTGCTGGGGGGAAAACCACGTATAGCCGGCCATCGAATAGCGGTTGAACATATCGCAGTCATGTATCTGGAGATGGAACAATCTATAGAAGAAATTGCAACTAACTACAATTTATCTCCAGCATCCGTTCATGGGGCGATGGCATACTATTACGAGCATCAAGAAGAGATTGATCGCCACAGGGCAGAAGGCGAGGCATTTGTTGAAGAAATGAGGCGCAATACTCCACCCTCTCCTTTGCAGGAAAAGCTGAAGGCAATCCGGGGTGAGTAA
- a CDS encoding succinate dehydrogenase/fumarate reductase flavoprotein subunit: MLEHDVIIVGGGLAGCRAAVEIARTDPNLKVAVVAKTHPIRSHSVAAQGGMAASLKNVDSEDDWKAHAFDTVKGSDYLADQDAVEILAKEAPDVVIDLEHMGVLFSRLPDGRIAQRAFGGHSHNRTCYAADKTGHAILHELVNNLRRYGVHIYDEWYVLQMILEDGQAKGVVMYRIEDGKLAVLRAKAVMFATGGYGRAYNTTSNDYASTGDGLAMSALAGIPLQDMEFVQFHPTGLYPVGVLISEAVRGEGAYLINSEGDRFMATYAPSRMELAPRDITSRAITKEIRAGRGIHPDGSAGGPFVYLDLRHMGREKIMLRVPFAWEEAHRLLGIDAVEKPMPIRPTVHYSMGGIPVNIEGKVRSGVDGFVEGLFAAGEAACVSVHGANRLGSNSLLECVVYGKLTGAAIAQYVQTRKLPQVDEQRYLTAAVKQIQSLLNQAGKLRIGQLRQSFQDCMTDHCGVFRTEETMREGLNQLEALEQQYQKIYLDDKGSCWNTEILEAIELRNLMIVGKVILTSALSRQESRGAHCREDFTKRDDENFLKHTLAFYSPAGIDLQYRPVAITMFQPQERKY; the protein is encoded by the coding sequence ATGTTAGAGCATGATGTGATTATTGTTGGCGGTGGATTAGCCGGCTGTCGCGCCGCCGTCGAAATTGCCCGCACCGATCCGAATTTAAAAGTTGCTGTGGTGGCGAAAACCCACCCGATTCGCTCTCACTCGGTTGCCGCCCAAGGTGGCATGGCTGCCTCACTCAAAAATGTTGATTCCGAGGACGATTGGAAAGCCCACGCCTTTGATACCGTCAAGGGTTCAGACTATCTTGCCGATCAAGATGCTGTAGAAATTCTTGCCAAAGAAGCGCCCGACGTGGTGATTGATTTGGAACACATGGGCGTTTTGTTCTCCCGGTTGCCCGATGGACGTATTGCCCAGCGTGCCTTTGGGGGGCATTCTCACAACCGCACCTGCTATGCGGCTGACAAAACCGGCCACGCAATTTTACACGAATTGGTCAACAACCTGCGCCGGTATGGCGTCCACATCTATGATGAGTGGTACGTCTTGCAGATGATCCTGGAAGACGGGCAAGCTAAAGGCGTTGTCATGTACCGCATTGAAGATGGCAAGCTAGCTGTACTCCGCGCAAAGGCGGTGATGTTTGCCACCGGCGGTTATGGTCGTGCTTACAATACCACCTCGAATGATTATGCCTCCACCGGCGACGGGTTGGCGATGTCTGCCCTCGCCGGCATTCCTTTGCAGGATATGGAGTTTGTGCAATTCCATCCCACCGGCTTGTATCCTGTGGGGGTGTTGATTTCTGAAGCCGTGCGCGGTGAAGGTGCCTATTTAATCAATAGCGAGGGCGATCGCTTCATGGCAACTTACGCCCCCAGTCGCATGGAACTCGCGCCGCGTGATATTACTTCTCGCGCCATTACTAAAGAAATTCGCGCAGGACGTGGTATTCATCCGGATGGCAGCGCCGGCGGCCCTTTTGTGTATCTGGATTTGCGTCACATGGGGCGTGAGAAAATTATGCTTCGGGTTCCCTTTGCCTGGGAGGAAGCACACCGGCTGCTGGGAATTGATGCGGTTGAGAAACCAATGCCGATCCGTCCGACTGTTCACTACTCGATGGGCGGAATTCCCGTCAATATTGAGGGCAAGGTGCGAAGTGGGGTTGATGGGTTTGTCGAAGGCTTATTTGCTGCCGGTGAGGCGGCTTGCGTATCCGTTCACGGCGCAAACCGGCTGGGAAGTAATTCCCTGCTGGAATGTGTGGTGTATGGCAAGCTGACAGGCGCTGCGATCGCTCAATATGTGCAAACTCGCAAGTTGCCGCAAGTGGATGAGCAACGCTATCTGACTGCTGCGGTTAAACAAATTCAATCCCTGTTAAATCAAGCCGGTAAACTTCGCATCGGGCAGTTGCGTCAATCTTTCCAAGATTGCATGACGGATCATTGCGGGGTGTTTCGTACTGAAGAAACAATGCGCGAAGGTTTAAATCAACTGGAAGCGTTAGAGCAACAATACCAAAAAATCTATTTAGATGATAAGGGAAGTTGCTGGAATACTGAAATTCTTGAGGCGATTGAACTTCGGAATTTAATGATTGTGGGTAAGGTGATTCTTACTTCTGCACTAAGCCGGCAAGAAAGTCGCGGCGCTCATTGTCGAGAAGATTTCACCAAACGCGATGATGAGAATTTCTTGAAACATACCCTCGCTTTTTATTCGCCGGCTGGCATTGATTTGCAATACCGACCTGTTGCTATTACCATGTTCCAACCCCAGGAACGGAAATATTAA
- the msrP gene encoding protein-methionine-sulfoxide reductase catalytic subunit MsrP encodes MVLIRIPKIWEIPEREVTSEDVFFNRRRFVKTLIGAGLGATILPVLGCESKTKTKINPAAGTKDLSSVQRNPKFDKVDRTLTDESLASTYNNFYEFGGTKAIWENAQALPSEDWKVEVKGLVKNPRTYDLDDLQKKFPVEERIYRFRCVEAWAMVVPWIGFPMKQLIADVEPSSAAKFVRFTSFYDPKITPGPLHFGELPWPYTEGLRIEEMANDLAFFATGIYGHTLPKQHGAPIRMVTPWKYGFKGAKSIVKIEFLDQQPATFWNSLIPSEYDFEANVNPTKPHPRWSQASERMVGPGPALTWEKRPTLPYNGYGEYVAPLYT; translated from the coding sequence ATGGTACTGATCCGCATTCCTAAAATTTGGGAAATTCCAGAGCGAGAAGTGACCTCTGAAGATGTATTTTTCAACCGGCGTCGCTTCGTCAAAACCCTGATCGGTGCCGGCTTAGGTGCCACGATTCTGCCGGTACTTGGCTGCGAGAGCAAAACCAAAACGAAAATCAATCCGGCTGCCGGCACTAAGGATTTGAGTTCCGTTCAACGCAATCCCAAATTTGACAAAGTTGACAGGACTCTCACTGACGAATCTCTCGCCTCTACTTACAATAACTTTTACGAATTTGGCGGCACCAAAGCCATTTGGGAAAACGCCCAAGCTTTGCCAAGCGAAGATTGGAAAGTTGAAGTCAAAGGTTTGGTCAAAAATCCCCGCACCTATGACTTAGACGATCTCCAGAAAAAATTTCCCGTTGAAGAACGTATCTACCGATTCCGCTGTGTAGAAGCTTGGGCAATGGTGGTGCCGTGGATTGGATTCCCCATGAAACAGCTGATTGCAGATGTAGAACCCTCCTCCGCTGCTAAATTTGTTCGCTTCACCTCTTTCTACGACCCGAAAATTACCCCTGGACCCTTACATTTTGGCGAGTTGCCTTGGCCTTATACCGAAGGACTGCGGATCGAGGAGATGGCAAATGATCTGGCATTCTTTGCCACCGGCATCTATGGCCACACCCTCCCCAAACAACACGGTGCTCCTATCCGCATGGTTACGCCCTGGAAATATGGCTTTAAAGGAGCTAAATCCATCGTCAAAATCGAATTCCTTGACCAGCAACCGGCCACCTTTTGGAACAGCCTAATCCCCAGCGAGTATGACTTCGAGGCCAACGTCAACCCCACCAAACCCCACCCCCGCTGGTCGCAGGCAAGTGAACGAATGGTTGGGCCAGGGCCGGCATTAACTTGGGAAAAACGCCCGACCCTGCCTTATAACGGTTACGGTGAGTACGTTGCGCCGCTATATACCTAA
- a CDS encoding type II toxin-antitoxin system death-on-curing family toxin, which yields MLTPEFINKTAVLQIHARQIEIFGGSQGIRDSGLLESALAQPQATFVGNLLHATIHKQAAAYLYHLAMNHPFIDENKRTAFAVLDTFLRLNRYSLNLTNDQAYDLVIQVVQSEMSEAELGNFLEEAISSAR from the coding sequence TTGCTAACTCCTGAGTTTATTAACAAAACTGCGGTTCTACAGATTCATGCCAGACAAATTGAGATATTTGGAGGCAGTCAGGGAATTAGAGATAGCGGTTTGCTAGAGTCTGCTCTCGCTCAACCCCAAGCGACATTTGTCGGCAACCTTCTACACGCTACAATTCATAAACAAGCTGCCGCATATCTTTATCACTTGGCAATGAATCACCCATTTATTGATGAGAACAAACGGACAGCGTTTGCGGTGCTGGATACTTTTTTACGATTGAATCGCTATTCTCTTAATTTGACGAATGATCAGGCGTATGACTTGGTGATCCAGGTTGTCCAAAGTGAGATGAGCGAGGCTGAATTAGGGAACTTTTTAGAAGAAGCAATTTCATCGGCACGATAA
- a CDS encoding type IV pilin-like G/H family protein — MNNILLNRRNCLTKLSVASQLIVSSLFLGLAGNLGMSVSAQPSIAPVVAQSQPAPATNPVAQKILGQWQAKDPSGQDLLMFVFAPENKLYIVLPSPEKPAPAVEMRYRIDAAQNPMHLDVQINSDDTVMTVFEVSPDGKMRLQLDGTNPGVPRPTALTDAATVFEKVSDATTVPADSEVVGFEEQKGMAQQSEARLFMSALNRAQQAYFLENNKFAAAIEELGLGIKPETEFYRYQIVPQGDATKSVLMTAQAKSEELKSYSGAVFMMTVNPGEAVAEDLTIPVLCETEQPSTSPPPMPTAPSTATGQGQCPAGSVAVTLR; from the coding sequence ATGAATAACATCCTCCTGAACCGGCGCAACTGCCTGACTAAACTTTCAGTTGCCAGTCAATTAATCGTATCCAGTCTGTTTTTGGGTCTTGCCGGCAACTTGGGTATGTCAGTCAGCGCACAGCCATCCATCGCGCCGGTGGTGGCCCAATCTCAACCGGCCCCCGCAACGAACCCTGTTGCCCAGAAAATACTGGGGCAATGGCAAGCAAAAGATCCATCAGGACAGGATCTGCTGATGTTCGTCTTTGCGCCAGAAAACAAACTCTATATCGTCCTTCCCTCTCCTGAAAAGCCGGCCCCTGCGGTTGAGATGCGCTATCGCATTGATGCCGCCCAGAACCCCATGCACCTAGATGTGCAAATTAATAGTGATGATACGGTGATGACCGTGTTTGAGGTCAGCCCCGATGGCAAGATGCGCTTGCAACTCGACGGCACCAATCCCGGAGTACCCAGACCAACAGCACTAACGGACGCAGCAACAGTATTCGAGAAGGTTTCTGACGCCACGACGGTGCCGGCAGATTCTGAAGTGGTGGGGTTTGAAGAGCAAAAAGGGATGGCCCAGCAAAGCGAAGCCAGACTGTTTATGAGTGCGCTGAATAGAGCACAGCAGGCTTATTTTTTGGAAAATAATAAATTCGCAGCAGCGATTGAGGAACTAGGTCTGGGGATTAAGCCAGAGACGGAGTTTTATCGCTACCAAATTGTGCCTCAAGGCGATGCGACCAAAAGTGTGCTGATGACCGCGCAAGCAAAAAGTGAGGAATTGAAAAGCTACAGCGGCGCAGTCTTTATGATGACAGTTAATCCTGGTGAGGCAGTGGCTGAGGACCTTACTATTCCCGTTCTGTGTGAAACCGAGCAACCCTCCACCTCACCTCCCCCGATGCCAACCGCCCCTAGCACTGCAACTGGGCAAGGTCAGTGTCCGGCTGGGTCTGTAGCTGTAACATTGCGTTAG
- a CDS encoding DUF5615 family PIN-like protein, translated as MSKKICFHLDEQVTSVIAGELRRRGIDVTTTVEAGSRTQRDEAQLAYIRAEGRVIFTQDEDFLIIASQTSKHPGIAYCRQGSRTIGQIIESLVLIYEVYMPADMIGRVEFL; from the coding sequence GTGAGTAAGAAAATTTGCTTTCATCTTGATGAGCAGGTTACATCTGTTATTGCCGGTGAGCTGCGCCGCCGGGGCATTGATGTAACAACAACAGTTGAGGCAGGATCGCGAACTCAACGTGATGAGGCGCAGTTGGCATATATCCGGGCTGAGGGGCGTGTAATTTTCACGCAAGATGAGGATTTCTTAATCATTGCTAGTCAAACTAGCAAGCATCCGGGGATTGCTTATTGCCGGCAAGGAAGCCGTACAATTGGACAGATTATCGAAAGTCTGGTTTTGATTTATGAAGTGTATATGCCGGCAGATATGATTGGACGAGTCGAGTTTTTGTGA